A stretch of the Arvicanthis niloticus isolate mArvNil1 chromosome 30, mArvNil1.pat.X, whole genome shotgun sequence genome encodes the following:
- the Taar5 gene encoding trace amine-associated receptor 5: MRAVLLPGSEEQPAAFCYQVNGSCPRTVHPLAIQVVIYLACAVGVLITVLGNLFVVFAVSYFKVLHTPTNFLLLSLALADMLLGLLVLPLSTVRSVESCWFFGDFLCRLHTYLDTLFCLTSIFHLCFISIDRHCAICDPLLYPSKFTVRTALRYIVAGWGIPAAYTAFFLYTDVVERALSQWLEEMPCVGSCQLLFNKFWGWLNFPAFFIPCLVMISLYLKIFVVATRQAQRIRTLSQSLAGAVKRERKAAKTLGIAVGIYLVCWLPFTVDTLVDSLLNFITPPLVFDIFIWFAYFNSACNPIIYVFSYRWFRKALKLVLSRKILSPLTMTVDLYQD; encoded by the coding sequence ATGAGAGCTGTCCTCCTCCCGGGCTCTGAAGAGCAGCCTGCAGCGTTCTGCTACCAGGTGAATGGTTCTTGCCCCAGGACAGTTCACCCGCTGGCCATCCAGGTCGTCATCTATCTGGCCTGTGCAGTAGGTGTGCTGATCACAGTCCTGGGGAATTTGTTCGTGGTGTTTGCAGTGTCCTACTTTAAAGTGCTCCACACCCCCACCAACTTCCTGCTGCTCTCCCTGGCCCTCGCGGACATGTTGCTGGGTCTGCTGGTGCTGCCCCTGAGCACAGTCCGCTCTGTGGAGAGCTGCTGGTTCTTTGGAGACTTCCTGTGCCGTCTGCATACCTACCTAGACACGCTGTTCTGCCTGACCTCCATCTTCCACCTCTGTTTTATTTCCATTGACCGTCATTGTGCTATCTGTGACCCCCTGCTCTATCCCTCCAAGTTCACAGTCAGGACAGCCCTCCGCTACATCGTGGCAGGGTGGGGGATACCAGCAGCCTACACTGCCTTCTTTCTCTACACAGATGTGGTAGAGAGAGCACTCAGCCAGTGGCTAGAAGAGATGCCTTGTGTGGGCAGCTGCCAACTGCTGTTCAATAAGTTCTGGGGGTGGTTAAACTTCCCTGCGTTTTTTATCCCCTGCCTCGTCATGATCAGCTTGTACCTGAAGATCTTTGTGGTTGCTACCAGGCAGGCTCAGCGGATCAGAACCCTGAGCCAAAGCTTGGCCGGGGCTGTCAAGCGGGAAAGAAAAGCTGCCAAGACACTGGGCATTGCTGTGGGCATCTACCTTGTGTGTTGGCTTCCCTTCACTGTTGACACGCTGGTGGACAGCCTCCTTAATTTCATCACCCCACCACTGGTCTTTGACATCTTTATCTGGTTTGCTTATTTCAATTCAGCCTGTAACCCCATCATCTACGTCTTCTCCTATCGGTGGTTTAGGAAGGCGCTGAAACTCGTCCTGAGCAGAAAGATCCTCTCACCACTGACAATGACTGTTGATTTGTACCAAGACTGA
- the LOC143441011 gene encoding trace amine-associated receptor 4, whose translation MNSPDLWSSPDVQFCFAAANNSCPRKVRPALVVCAMYLVMVGAIVMTMLGNTVVIISIAHFKQLHSPTNFLILSMATTDFLLSCVVMPFSMIRSMESCWYFGDLFCKVHSCCDIMLCTTSIFHLCFISVDRHYAVCDPLHYVTQITTRVVGVFLLISWSVPIFFAFGLVFSELNLVGAEDFVAAIDCMGLCVLIFNKLWGVLASFIAFFLPGTVMVGIYIHIFTVARKHARQIGTGPRTKQALPESKMKATSRKESKATKTLSIVMGVFVLCWLPFFVLTITDPFIDFTTPEDLYNVFLWLGYFNSTFNPIIYSMFYPWFRKALRMIVTGTIFRSDSSISSLHSAHP comes from the coding sequence ATGAATTCACCTGACCTCTGGAGCTCCCCAGACGTCCAGTTTTGCTTTGCTGCTGCAAACAACTCTTGCCCGAGGAAGGTGAGGCCTGCACTCGTTGTCTGCGCCATGTACCTAGTCATGGTCGGAGCAATAGTGATGACCATGCTGGGAAATACGGTTGTGATCATCTCTATTGCCCACTTCAAGCAGCTCCACTCCCCAACCAACTTCCTTATTCTCTCCATGGCTACCACGGACTTCCTGTTGAGCTGCGTGGTCATGCCCTTCAGTATGATCCGGTCCATGGAGTCGTGCTGGTACTTCGGAGACCTCTTTTGCAAAGTTCACAGCTGCTGTGACATCATGCTCTGCACCACCTCCATTTTCCACCTCTGTTTCATCTCAGTTGACCGCCACTATGCCGTCTGTGACCCTTTGCATTACGTCACCCAAATCACCACCCGTGTCGTAGGGGTCTTTCTACTCATCAGTTGGTCGGTTCCCATCTTTTTTGCCTTTGGCTTGGTATTCTCAGAATTAAATTTGGTCGGTGCTGAAGATTTTGTTGCAGCTATTGACtgtatgggtttgtgtgtgttgaTATTTAACAAGCTCTGGGGAGTGCTGGCTTCCTTCATAGCTTTCTTTCTGCCTGGGACAGTCATGGTGGGGATTTACATACACATTTTCACAGTTGCCCGGAAACATGCCAGGCAGATTGGTACAGGTCCTAGGACAAAACAGGCCCTCCCAGAAAGCAAAATGAAGGCCACATccagaaaggaaagcaaagccaCCAAGACTTTAAGCATAGTCATGGGAGTATTTGTGTTGTGTTGGCTACCCTTTTTTGTCTTGACAATCACAGACCCTTTTATTGATTTTACAACTCCGGAAGACTTGTATAATGTTTTCCTCTGGCTTGGTTATTTTAATTCCACTTTCAATCCCATCATATACAGCATGTTCTATCCTTGGTTTCGAAAGGCTCTGAGGATGATAGTCACGGGAACGATCTTCCGCTCTGACTCTTCTATCTCAAGCTTGCATTCTGCACATCCTTAG